One Erythrobacter sp. SDW2 genomic region harbors:
- a CDS encoding acetyl-CoA C-acetyltransferase, translated as MTNRRVAICTPLRTAVGKFGGALAPLDAGALGAVILKALIERSGIDPERVDDVVFSQGYGNAEAPAIGHWSWLAAGLPLEVPGYQLDRRCGSGVQAIANAAMMVQTGMADVVVAGGCESMSNVEHYTTALRGGVRAGDMVLHDRLSRGRLMSQPIARFGVITGMIETAENLAKDYVITREEADAFAVRSHQNAAKAWAERKFADHLVPVEIPQRKGDPVVFDHDEGYRADASMETLGALRAIDLKRDPEAIVTAGNASQQNDAAAACLVVAEDKLEEMGLTPSLWFHGWAAAGCDPSRMGIGPVPAVERLFARTGMGWDDIGLIELNEAFAPQALAVLKGWGFSADDSRRAIVNVNGSGISLGHPIGATGGRILADMAAEMHRREVRFGLETMCIGGGQGIAAIFERAA; from the coding sequence ATGACCAATCGCCGCGTTGCTATCTGCACACCCCTACGCACGGCAGTCGGCAAGTTTGGCGGTGCACTTGCCCCGCTCGATGCGGGCGCGCTGGGGGCCGTCATTCTCAAGGCACTGATCGAGCGCAGCGGGATCGATCCCGAGCGTGTCGATGACGTCGTGTTCAGCCAGGGCTATGGCAATGCCGAGGCTCCGGCCATCGGCCACTGGAGCTGGCTCGCCGCCGGCCTGCCGCTGGAAGTGCCGGGCTACCAGCTCGACCGGCGCTGCGGCTCGGGCGTGCAGGCCATCGCCAATGCCGCGATGATGGTGCAGACCGGCATGGCCGACGTGGTGGTCGCGGGCGGCTGCGAGAGCATGTCCAATGTCGAGCACTACACCACCGCCCTGCGCGGCGGGGTGCGGGCGGGCGACATGGTGCTGCATGACCGCCTCTCGCGGGGCCGGCTGATGAGCCAGCCGATCGCACGCTTCGGCGTCATCACCGGCATGATCGAGACGGCGGAGAACCTTGCCAAGGATTATGTCATCACCCGCGAGGAAGCCGATGCCTTTGCCGTCCGCTCGCATCAGAATGCCGCCAAAGCCTGGGCGGAGCGCAAGTTCGCCGACCATCTTGTCCCGGTCGAGATCCCCCAACGCAAGGGCGATCCGGTCGTGTTCGACCACGACGAGGGTTACCGCGCCGATGCCAGCATGGAGACGCTCGGCGCCCTGCGCGCCATCGACCTCAAGCGCGATCCCGAAGCCATCGTCACCGCCGGCAACGCCAGCCAGCAGAACGATGCGGCGGCCGCCTGCCTGGTGGTGGCGGAGGACAAGCTCGAGGAAATGGGCCTCACCCCGTCGCTGTGGTTCCACGGCTGGGCGGCGGCGGGCTGCGATCCCAGCCGCATGGGCATCGGCCCGGTCCCGGCGGTCGAGCGGCTGTTTGCGCGCACGGGCATGGGCTGGGACGATATCGGCCTGATCGAACTCAACGAGGCTTTCGCCCCGCAGGCGCTGGCGGTGCTCAAGGGCTGGGGCTTCAGCGCCGACGACAGCCGCCGCGCAATTGTCAACGTCAACGGCTCGGGCATTTCGCTCGGCCATCCGATCGGTGCGACCGGCGGGCGGATCCTTGCCGACATGGCGGCCGAAATGCACCGCCGCGAGGTGCGCTTCGGGCTCGAGACCATGTGCATCGGCGGCGGCCAGGGCATCGCGGCAATCTTTGAGCGGGCGGCCTGA
- a CDS encoding CoA transferase, which translates to MYKLLSDLSIIEVSSFVASPTIGLYCAQMGAEVIRVDHKAGGLDYDRYLLTKEGRSLSWENLNRGKKSVALDLQSGEGRELLVELARVTGQVVTNLPEKSFLSHAAMSDPALGGRPDLVSVRIMGWHDGRQAMDFTVNAATGYPLMCGPEDWDPKTAPPVNQVLPAWDFITGAYGAFALLAALRHRDATGEGSEVRVPLGDVAVGTFANSGSMAEMLYRGSDRERLGNAIWGAFGRDFRTSDGVRFMVAALTPKQWTGLLAAFGVESEVAALEQELGVRFADGDTPRFVNRHRLFDVFQQAAAGFDWAELSARMSAQGCTYERYRTMHEAANDPQLVTNNPLFGPSPANPSGFEYPATRSFANLPEKDVGDPLPAPYLGQHSEEVLAERLGLSSGAIAKLVDAGTVRLSDKE; encoded by the coding sequence ATGTACAAGCTGCTGAGCGACCTCTCGATCATCGAGGTGTCGAGCTTCGTCGCGTCGCCCACCATCGGGCTCTATTGCGCCCAGATGGGTGCGGAAGTCATCCGCGTCGACCACAAGGCCGGCGGGCTCGACTATGATCGCTACCTGCTGACCAAAGAGGGCCGTTCGCTCAGCTGGGAGAACCTCAACCGGGGCAAGAAGTCGGTCGCGCTCGACCTGCAATCGGGCGAAGGACGCGAGCTGCTGGTCGAACTGGCGCGGGTGACCGGCCAGGTCGTCACCAATCTGCCGGAGAAGAGCTTCCTCAGCCATGCCGCGATGAGCGACCCTGCCTTGGGGGGCAGACCCGATCTGGTCTCGGTCCGCATCATGGGCTGGCACGACGGGCGGCAGGCAATGGATTTCACCGTCAACGCCGCAACCGGCTATCCGCTGATGTGCGGGCCGGAGGACTGGGACCCCAAGACCGCGCCCCCGGTCAACCAGGTGCTCCCGGCGTGGGACTTCATCACCGGGGCTTACGGTGCCTTCGCCCTGCTCGCCGCACTGCGCCACCGCGATGCCACCGGCGAAGGCAGCGAGGTGCGCGTGCCGCTGGGCGATGTGGCTGTGGGCACCTTCGCCAACAGCGGCTCGATGGCGGAAATGCTCTATCGCGGCAGCGACCGCGAGCGGCTCGGCAATGCCATATGGGGCGCGTTCGGACGCGATTTCCGCACCAGCGACGGGGTCCGCTTCATGGTCGCCGCGCTGACGCCCAAGCAATGGACCGGGCTGCTCGCCGCCTTCGGAGTCGAGAGCGAGGTCGCTGCGCTGGAGCAGGAACTGGGCGTACGCTTCGCCGACGGCGACACCCCGCGCTTCGTCAATCGCCACCGCCTGTTCGATGTGTTCCAACAGGCCGCAGCCGGGTTCGACTGGGCAGAGCTGTCCGCCCGCATGAGCGCGCAAGGCTGCACCTACGAGCGTTACCGCACGATGCACGAGGCGGCGAACGATCCGCAGCTGGTGACGAACAATCCGCTGTTCGGTCCTTCGCCGGCCAACCCCTCCGGTTTCGAATACCCTGCCACCCGCAGCTTCGCCAATTTGCCCGAGAAGGACGTCGGCGACCCGCTTCCCGCACCTTACCTGGGCCAGCATAGCGAGGAAGTGCTGGCCGAGCGGCTGGGCCTCTCGTCCGGTGCCATTGCCAAGCTGGTGGACGCGGGGACCGTTCGCCTGTCCGACAAGGAATAG
- a CDS encoding acyl-CoA dehydrogenase family protein codes for MADNGMDPEIFEQFIEQLERYVRERLIPAEKDVIANDRIPDEIVQEMKEMGLFGLTVPEEYGGAGLNTSQYARVVNTMAYAAPAYRSIFSINVGMFNSAIKNGATEAQKAEWWPRIAAGEIACFGLTEPGSGSDSAAMATTARPDPSGNGWILNGSKRYITNAPHADVALIMARTEKEALPKNAHVSAFIVPMNTPGVSTGSPDKKMGQEGSHISDIMLDDVHVPGEALLGGETGKGFIFAMKSLDNGRISVGAAAAGYARRALDSALRYANERKAFGEPIANFQLIQQMLAESEMEIYAAEAMMKDVCERADRGENILRKAAAFKVFSSEMCGRVVDRVVQIYGGAGYLAEYDAERFFRDARIYRIYEGTTQILYLQIAKHMLRDWSAQNG; via the coding sequence ATGGCCGACAACGGGATGGACCCCGAGATCTTCGAACAGTTTATCGAGCAGCTCGAACGCTATGTCCGCGAGCGGCTGATCCCGGCGGAAAAGGACGTCATCGCCAATGACCGCATCCCGGACGAGATCGTCCAGGAGATGAAGGAGATGGGGCTGTTCGGCCTGACCGTGCCCGAGGAATATGGCGGTGCGGGGCTCAACACCTCGCAATATGCGCGGGTCGTCAATACGATGGCCTATGCTGCCCCTGCCTATCGCTCGATCTTCTCGATCAATGTCGGCATGTTCAATTCCGCGATCAAGAACGGCGCGACCGAGGCCCAGAAGGCCGAATGGTGGCCGCGCATCGCCGCCGGCGAGATCGCCTGCTTTGGCCTGACCGAGCCGGGCAGCGGGTCCGACAGCGCCGCCATGGCCACCACCGCGCGGCCCGATCCGTCGGGGAATGGCTGGATCCTCAACGGTTCGAAACGCTACATCACCAACGCCCCGCATGCCGATGTCGCGCTGATCATGGCGCGCACGGAGAAGGAAGCGCTGCCCAAGAACGCCCATGTCAGTGCCTTTATCGTGCCCATGAACACGCCGGGCGTCTCGACCGGCAGCCCCGACAAGAAGATGGGCCAGGAAGGCAGCCATATCTCCGACATCATGCTCGACGACGTGCATGTTCCGGGCGAGGCGCTGCTCGGCGGCGAGACCGGCAAGGGCTTCATCTTCGCGATGAAGAGCCTCGACAACGGCAGGATTTCGGTGGGTGCCGCAGCGGCCGGCTATGCCCGCCGCGCGCTCGACAGCGCGCTGCGCTATGCCAACGAGCGCAAGGCCTTCGGCGAACCGATCGCCAATTTCCAGCTGATCCAGCAGATGCTGGCCGAAAGCGAGATGGAGATCTACGCCGCCGAAGCGATGATGAAGGACGTTTGCGAACGCGCCGACCGGGGCGAGAACATCCTGCGCAAGGCGGCGGCCTTCAAGGTCTTCTCGTCCGAAATGTGCGGCCGCGTGGTCGACCGGGTGGTGCAGATCTATGGCGGCGCCGGATACCTCGCCGAATACGATGCCGAACGCTTCTTCCGCGATGCGCGCATCTATCGCATCTACGAAGGCACGACGCAGATCCTCTATCTCCAGATCGCCAAGCACATGCTGCGCGACTGGTCGGCGCAGAACGGCTGA
- the recQ gene encoding DNA helicase RecQ: MVASLEIARLDKARERLRALFGYDDFRGRQPEVIERVLAGQSTLAVMPTGAGKSLTYQLPATMLDGTCVVISPLIALMHDQLRAARANGIRAATLTSVDTDWRETMDAFRSGELDLLYVAPERASQSSFCDLLTAAPVSLFAIDEAHCVSEWGHDFRPDYRQLRPLMDRFGDVARLALTATADHHTRADILEQLGIPQDGLIVAGFDRPNIRYAIRHRDNPVRQLTTLMREQPGPGIVYAPTRRKVEELAEKLAAATGREVLPYHAGLEPQQRSDHQARFVASEDMVMVATIAFGMGIDKPDVRFVAHAGIPKSIEAYYQETGRAGRDGDASLALMLWGAEDFARARMRLAEVPEDRRDGDRQRLDSLSTLVETAGCRRAVLLRHFGEDPPQSCGNCDNCLEAPGVIDATELSRKLLSAVYRTGQSFGFGHIQKVLTGDADERIRQRGHDGLSVFGIVGSEEASMLRAVSRALQARGSLVATEHGGLALGGDAKDILKGEQAVMIVKPPKPARGGRKSRDGGVNPVGDPLFDALRELRRDLAIEAGLPPYVIFHDATLREMAQVRPATLAELGRVGGVGAKKLEAYGDRFLDCIRRH, from the coding sequence GTGGTTGCTTCCCTCGAAATTGCCCGGCTCGACAAAGCCCGCGAACGCCTGCGCGCGCTGTTCGGCTATGACGATTTCCGCGGTCGCCAGCCGGAGGTGATCGAGCGCGTGCTGGCGGGCCAGTCGACGCTCGCCGTCATGCCGACCGGTGCGGGCAAGTCGCTCACCTACCAGCTGCCCGCGACCATGCTTGACGGCACCTGCGTGGTCATCTCGCCACTGATCGCGCTGATGCACGACCAGCTGCGCGCGGCCCGCGCCAACGGCATCCGTGCTGCGACGCTTACCAGTGTCGATACCGACTGGCGCGAGACGATGGACGCGTTCCGCAGCGGCGAGCTCGACTTGCTGTATGTCGCACCGGAACGTGCCAGCCAGTCCAGTTTCTGCGATTTGCTGACCGCTGCGCCGGTCAGCCTGTTCGCCATCGACGAAGCGCATTGCGTTTCCGAATGGGGGCACGACTTCCGCCCCGACTATCGCCAGCTGCGCCCATTGATGGACCGCTTCGGCGATGTCGCGCGCCTGGCGCTGACGGCGACTGCGGACCATCATACACGGGCCGATATCCTCGAACAGCTGGGCATCCCGCAGGACGGCCTGATCGTCGCCGGGTTCGACCGGCCCAACATCCGCTACGCCATCCGCCACCGCGACAATCCGGTCCGGCAGCTGACCACGCTGATGCGCGAGCAGCCGGGCCCGGGGATCGTCTACGCTCCGACCCGGCGCAAGGTCGAGGAGCTGGCCGAGAAGCTGGCGGCAGCGACGGGACGCGAAGTGCTGCCCTATCATGCCGGGCTCGAGCCGCAGCAGCGGTCCGATCACCAGGCGCGCTTCGTGGCGAGCGAGGACATGGTGATGGTGGCGACCATCGCTTTCGGTATGGGGATCGACAAGCCGGATGTCCGCTTTGTGGCGCATGCCGGCATCCCCAAGTCGATCGAGGCCTATTACCAGGAAACCGGCCGCGCCGGGCGCGACGGCGACGCCTCGCTGGCGCTGATGCTGTGGGGTGCAGAGGACTTTGCCCGCGCCCGGATGCGGCTCGCCGAAGTGCCCGAGGACCGCCGCGATGGCGACCGCCAGCGGCTCGATTCGCTCAGCACGCTGGTCGAGACGGCCGGGTGTCGCCGCGCGGTGCTGCTCAGGCATTTCGGCGAGGACCCGCCGCAGAGCTGCGGCAATTGCGACAATTGCCTCGAAGCGCCCGGCGTGATCGATGCGACCGAGCTGTCGCGCAAGCTGCTCTCGGCGGTTTATCGCACCGGGCAGAGCTTCGGCTTCGGCCATATCCAGAAAGTGCTGACCGGCGATGCCGACGAGCGCATCCGCCAGCGCGGACACGACGGCCTCAGCGTTTTCGGGATCGTCGGAAGCGAGGAGGCGTCCATGTTGCGCGCGGTCAGCCGGGCCCTGCAGGCACGCGGTTCGCTGGTCGCGACAGAGCATGGCGGCCTTGCGCTTGGCGGCGATGCCAAGGACATCCTCAAGGGCGAGCAGGCGGTGATGATCGTCAAGCCGCCCAAGCCTGCGCGCGGCGGACGCAAGTCACGTGACGGGGGCGTCAATCCGGTCGGCGACCCGCTGTTCGATGCGCTGCGCGAATTGCGGCGCGATCTGGCGATCGAGGCGGGCTTGCCGCCCTATGTCATCTTCCACGACGCGACCTTGCGCGAAATGGCGCAGGTTCGCCCTGCGACACTGGCTGAGCTGGGCCGGGTCGGCGGTGTCGGAGCCAAGAAGCTCGAGGCCTATGGCGACCGCTTCCTCGACTGCATTCGGCGGCACTGA
- a CDS encoding SPFH domain-containing protein yields the protein MVNQLQGMNVSSERSAKTYNGYIMLLVLAVLAALSVWLISGGIPPEGADKVAKLVFVGMFIGAILGIILLASGFFMIQPNQTAVVTLFGAYSGTERTEGLRWVWPWMMRKKISARAHNVHSEKVKINDLRGNPIEIACNVVWRVRDTAQAAFDVDDYKTFVEIQIEAGLRTVGARHPYDDMSDEDETTLRGSADVVNGELCAELNERLQVAGIVVDEAGLTHLAYAPEIAGAMLRRQQADAVIAARKKVVIGAVGMVEDALAKLRADGIVDLDDERKAAMVSNLMVVLCGDREAQPVVNTGTLYQ from the coding sequence ATGGTCAATCAGCTTCAGGGAATGAACGTCAGCAGCGAACGCTCTGCCAAGACGTATAATGGCTATATCATGCTGCTCGTTCTGGCGGTGTTGGCGGCGCTGTCGGTCTGGCTCATCAGTGGCGGCATCCCGCCGGAAGGGGCAGACAAGGTTGCCAAGCTGGTCTTTGTCGGCATGTTCATCGGGGCGATCCTGGGCATCATCCTGCTCGCTTCGGGCTTTTTCATGATCCAGCCCAACCAGACGGCAGTCGTCACCCTGTTCGGCGCCTATAGCGGGACCGAGCGGACCGAGGGGCTGCGCTGGGTGTGGCCGTGGATGATGCGCAAGAAGATCAGTGCGCGGGCGCACAATGTCCATTCGGAGAAGGTCAAGATCAACGATTTGCGCGGCAATCCGATCGAGATCGCCTGCAATGTGGTGTGGCGCGTGCGCGATACGGCGCAGGCGGCGTTCGACGTGGACGATTACAAGACCTTCGTCGAGATCCAGATCGAGGCCGGGCTGCGCACCGTCGGCGCGCGGCACCCCTATGACGACATGAGCGACGAGGACGAAACGACGCTGCGCGGCAGTGCCGATGTGGTCAATGGCGAACTTTGTGCCGAACTCAACGAACGGTTGCAGGTGGCCGGGATTGTGGTCGACGAGGCCGGGCTGACGCACCTCGCCTATGCGCCCGAGATCGCCGGGGCGATGCTCCGCCGCCAGCAGGCCGATGCGGTGATCGCGGCGCGCAAGAAGGTGGTGATCGGCGCTGTCGGAATGGTCGAGGATGCGCTCGCCAAGCTGCGGGCAGACGGCATCGTCGACCTGGACGATGAGCGCAAGGCGGCGATGGTTTCCAACCTCATGGTCGTGCTGTGTGGCGACCGCGAGGCGCAGCCGGTGGTCAACACCGGCACGCTGTATCAGTAG
- a CDS encoding toxin-antitoxin system HicB family antitoxin: MSAKKAFPLRLDPAVHAAIERLAAAELRSANAQIEMLLREALAARGVEAGKTKAPRRGRPPKEE, from the coding sequence ATGTCTGCGAAGAAAGCCTTCCCCCTGCGGCTCGATCCGGCGGTCCATGCCGCGATCGAGCGGCTGGCCGCGGCCGAACTGCGCAGCGCCAATGCCCAGATCGAGATGCTGCTGCGCGAGGCACTGGCGGCCCGGGGGGTCGAGGCTGGCAAGACCAAGGCGCCGCGTCGCGGCAGGCCGCCCAAGGAGGAATAG
- a CDS encoding right-handed parallel beta-helix repeat-containing protein, with protein sequence MDNHARLPLTRSSRRSNWLLGAITVAAIALIPAAAVFAQGAPAPFTVVETGQGFGSLQQAVDAIGNGQGTIAIAPGVHRQCAVQQSGSVSFLASQPGQAILDGVECEGKAALVLRGREASVSGVVFRNMAVADFNGAGIRLEAGNLTVANSWFVDSQQGILTAHDPNITLVVDRSTFSSLGTCEGDGGCAHSIYTGTIGRLRVTRSRFERGTGGHYVKSRARVTEVASSSFDDSAGRSTNYMIDLPQGSVGQITNNWFVQGRDKENYSAFIAVAAEEGDQPSAGLLIAGNDARFVPGLQRSSVFVADWSGAALKIEDNDLGPGLKLFERR encoded by the coding sequence ATGGACAACCACGCCCGCCTTCCGCTGACCCGCAGTTCGCGCCGCTCCAACTGGCTGCTCGGTGCCATCACCGTTGCAGCCATCGCCCTGATCCCGGCCGCCGCGGTGTTCGCGCAAGGCGCACCCGCGCCCTTCACGGTTGTGGAAACGGGGCAGGGCTTCGGCAGCCTGCAACAGGCGGTCGACGCCATCGGCAACGGCCAGGGCACCATCGCCATCGCGCCCGGTGTCCACCGCCAGTGTGCCGTGCAGCAGTCCGGCAGCGTCTCGTTTCTTGCCAGCCAGCCGGGCCAGGCGATCCTCGACGGGGTCGAATGCGAAGGCAAGGCCGCACTGGTGCTGCGCGGACGCGAAGCGAGCGTCTCGGGCGTAGTATTTCGCAACATGGCGGTGGCCGACTTCAACGGCGCAGGGATCCGGCTCGAAGCCGGAAACCTGACTGTCGCCAACAGCTGGTTCGTCGACAGCCAGCAGGGTATCCTGACCGCGCATGATCCGAACATCACGCTGGTGGTAGACCGCTCGACCTTCTCGAGCCTCGGCACCTGCGAGGGCGACGGTGGTTGCGCGCATTCGATCTATACCGGTACCATCGGGCGCCTGCGCGTGACCCGCAGCCGCTTCGAACGCGGCACCGGCGGGCACTATGTCAAATCGCGCGCCCGGGTGACCGAAGTGGCATCGTCCAGCTTCGACGATTCCGCCGGGCGCTCGACCAATTACATGATCGACCTGCCGCAGGGTTCGGTCGGCCAGATCACCAACAACTGGTTCGTCCAGGGCCGCGACAAGGAGAACTACTCCGCCTTCATCGCGGTCGCAGCGGAAGAGGGCGACCAGCCGTCGGCCGGCCTGCTGATCGCGGGCAATGATGCCCGTTTCGTTCCCGGCCTGCAGCGCAGTTCGGTGTTCGTCGCCGACTGGAGCGGGGCTGCCCTCAAGATCGAGGACAACGACCTCGGCCCCGGCCTCAAGCTGTTCGAGCGGCGCTGA
- a CDS encoding GNAT family N-acetyltransferase has protein sequence MSVSIRPEQAGDERAIRALTDAAFHSAPHADGDEGELVEKLRADGDLVLSLVAENADRAIIGHVAFSPVTVEGASGDWYQLAPVSVIPSGQSAGIGSALIEEGIARLKGSGAQGIALVGNPDYYSRFGFSLDHQLVLSEALDPFLQVLLLEGDMPSGKLVLAPAFG, from the coding sequence GTGAGCGTCAGCATCAGGCCCGAACAAGCGGGCGACGAGCGGGCCATTCGCGCCTTGACCGATGCCGCGTTCCATTCGGCCCCCCACGCCGATGGCGACGAGGGCGAACTGGTCGAAAAATTGCGCGCCGACGGCGATCTGGTGTTGTCGCTGGTGGCCGAGAATGCCGACCGGGCGATCATCGGTCATGTCGCATTCTCACCGGTCACGGTGGAGGGGGCGAGTGGCGACTGGTATCAATTGGCACCGGTTTCGGTCATTCCCAGCGGTCAATCCGCCGGGATCGGCTCGGCGCTGATCGAGGAAGGGATCGCGCGGCTCAAGGGCAGCGGGGCGCAAGGTATCGCGCTGGTCGGCAACCCCGATTATTACAGCCGCTTCGGCTTCAGCCTCGACCACCAACTGGTGTTGTCGGAAGCGCTAGATCCCTTCCTGCAGGTGCTGCTGCTGGAGGGCGACATGCCGTCGGGCAAGCTGGTGCTTGCCCCGGCATTCGGCTGA
- the ribA gene encoding GTP cyclohydrolase II: protein MDALRHGWPIEVEGAGTLLPVETAIARQATSGHMLISAARAATLKLVNQLEAAVPHAPVLIRGAERFDLDRALAVADPALDLAHPLKGPFKADPLEWPEAAAAALELARIAGILPAFMVAPEHAGEAQPVSPADVAAWADPDKLQIAARARLPIATNEDCELVVFRKPDDMREHCALIIGKQMAGKVPLVRLHSECLTGDILGSLKCDCGPQLDAALSRMAEEAQNGGYGVLLYMRQEGRGIGLVNKMRAYRLQDQGFDTIEANERLGLPDEARDFTTAARMLKLLGIGEIGLLTNNTRKVVALGQQGISIARRVDHALPSNPHNRRYLDTKRDRAGHLLP from the coding sequence ATCGACGCGCTGCGGCACGGCTGGCCGATCGAGGTCGAGGGCGCGGGAACTCTCTTGCCGGTCGAAACCGCCATCGCGCGGCAGGCGACGAGCGGGCATATGCTGATCTCGGCCGCGCGCGCGGCCACTCTCAAACTCGTCAACCAGCTCGAAGCGGCAGTCCCGCACGCCCCGGTGCTCATCCGGGGAGCGGAGAGGTTCGATCTCGACCGGGCCCTGGCGGTCGCGGACCCGGCGCTGGACCTGGCCCACCCGCTCAAGGGGCCGTTCAAAGCCGATCCGCTCGAATGGCCGGAGGCCGCCGCCGCCGCGCTAGAGCTGGCGCGGATCGCCGGCATCCTGCCCGCCTTCATGGTTGCTCCCGAGCATGCGGGGGAAGCGCAGCCGGTCAGCCCCGCCGATGTCGCCGCATGGGCCGACCCGGACAAGCTGCAGATCGCCGCCCGCGCGCGCCTGCCGATTGCCACCAACGAGGATTGCGAGCTGGTGGTGTTCCGCAAGCCCGATGACATGCGCGAGCATTGCGCGCTGATCATCGGCAAGCAGATGGCAGGCAAGGTTCCGTTGGTGCGGCTCCATTCCGAATGCCTGACCGGCGATATCCTCGGCAGCCTCAAATGCGATTGCGGGCCACAGCTCGATGCGGCGCTGTCGCGCATGGCCGAGGAAGCGCAAAACGGGGGGTACGGCGTCCTGCTCTACATGCGGCAGGAAGGGCGCGGGATCGGTCTCGTCAACAAGATGCGCGCCTATCGGTTGCAAGATCAGGGGTTCGATACGATCGAGGCCAACGAGCGGCTCGGCCTGCCCGACGAAGCAAGGGATTTTACAACCGCTGCGCGGATGCTTAAACTGCTGGGTATCGGTGAGATCGGACTCCTCACCAACAACACAAGGAAAGTCGTCGCCTTGGGACAGCAAGGTATTTCGATCGCACGCCGGGTTGATCATGCGCTGCCATCCAATCCGCACAACCGCCGCTATCTCGACACCAAGCGTGACCGCGCCGGGCATCTGCTGCCGTGA
- a CDS encoding exodeoxyribonuclease III, with the protein MVSVTTWNINSVRLRMPIVERFLAEQAPDILCLQEIKCQESQFPYEAFRALGYEHFAVHGQKGYHGVATVGRVPFTEFSRYDWQDNGEARHVGVELTHGPGKGTIIENVYIPAGGDEPDRTINPKFGQKLDFLERMTRWADKVDRPTLIVGDFNIAPLESDVWNHKQLLKVVSHTPVEIETLQRFMDAHGWADIGRQHIAAPARYYSWWSYRAKNWRDGDRGRRLDHMWASPELAAQATAHSVFEDARDWTQPSDHIPLTTEFTF; encoded by the coding sequence ATGGTTTCGGTCACGACATGGAATATCAATTCGGTCCGCCTGCGGATGCCGATTGTCGAGCGCTTTCTGGCGGAGCAGGCCCCGGACATATTGTGCCTGCAGGAAATCAAGTGCCAGGAAAGCCAGTTCCCCTACGAGGCGTTCCGCGCGCTCGGCTACGAGCATTTCGCGGTCCACGGGCAGAAGGGCTATCACGGCGTCGCGACAGTGGGCAGGGTGCCGTTCACCGAGTTCTCGCGGTATGACTGGCAAGACAATGGCGAGGCGCGGCATGTGGGCGTCGAACTGACGCATGGCCCCGGAAAGGGCACCATCATCGAGAACGTCTATATCCCCGCCGGCGGCGACGAGCCGGATCGCACGATCAACCCGAAGTTCGGGCAAAAGCTCGACTTCCTGGAACGCATGACCCGCTGGGCCGACAAGGTCGACCGGCCGACGCTGATCGTCGGCGACTTCAACATCGCCCCGCTGGAAAGCGATGTCTGGAACCACAAGCAGCTGCTCAAGGTCGTCAGCCATACCCCGGTGGAGATCGAGACGTTGCAGCGGTTCATGGATGCGCATGGCTGGGCCGATATCGGGCGGCAGCATATCGCTGCCCCGGCGCGCTATTACAGCTGGTGGAGCTATCGCGCGAAGAACTGGCGCGACGGGGATCGCGGGCGGCGATTGGACCACATGTGGGCCAGCCCGGAACTGGCCGCACAGGCCACCGCGCACAGCGTGTTCGAGGATGCGCGCGACTGGACCCAGCCGTCCGACCATATCCCGCTGACCACGGAGTTCACCTTCTGA